AAGTGATCTCACGAATGCCATTGAAATTTTACACTTTATGAGTAAAACGGACATTATGGACAAACACTATTTAAGGTCAAATCCAATATCCTTTCTATAATGTTTCCCTTCAAAATTTATTATTTCAGCACATTTGTATGATTTTTTAAGAGCATCATTAATATTGTTACCATATGAACTTATAGCAAGAACTCTTCCACCATTTGTTAATATGTCATTTTCATTTCGTTTTGTTCCTGCATGAAAAATAATGCTATCACATGAATTTTTTAAGTTGAAAATAACTTTATTTTTTTCATAAGCTAAAGGATAACCTTTAGAAACAAGCATAACAGTTGAAACTGTTTCAGGAATTATTTCAATATCAATTTTGTCAAGAGTTTGATTTGCAATACATTCAAATATATTAACAAGGTCAGTTTTTATTCTTGGTATAGTTACTTCAGCTTCGGGATCACCAAGTCTTACATTATATTCAATTACAAATGGATTACCCTTAACATTTATTAATCCAAAAAATATAAACCCTTTATAAACTATATTTTCTTTTTTTAAACCTTCAATTGTAGGCTTAATTATTCTGGTTTCAACTTTTTTAAAAAACTCTTCATCTACAAAAGGAACGGGTGATATAGCTCCCATACCACCAGTATTTAAACCGGTATCATTTTCGCCTATTCTTTTGTAATCTTTTGCCTCGGGTAATAATTTATATGATTTTCCATCGGTAACAACAAAAAACGAAACTTCTATACCATCAAGAAATTCTTCTATTACAACTGTTTTTCCTGCTTCTCCGAATTTTCCATTGAGCATATTATCTAATTCATTTTCAGCCTCTTGTAATGAAGTGTGAATAACAACGCCTTTCCCTGCTGCAAGACCATCAGCTTTTAATACATATGGTGAATTAATTTGTCTTAAATAGTTTATTCCTTCTTTTAAAGTTTCTTTCATAAAACTTTTATATGAAGCTGTAGGAATATTATTTTTTTGCATAAATATTTTAGCAAATTCTTTACTTCCTTCAAGCATTGCTCCTGATTTTGAAGGTCCTATAACAGGTATTTGTTTTAATACATCAGTATTGATAAAATAATCATAAATTCCTTTTACCAAAGGATCTTCGGGACCAACAATAACCATATCTATACTTTTTTCAAGTACCGTATTTTTTATTGATTCAAAATCATTTGGGTTAATGTTTATATTTTCGCCAATATCAGATGTTCCTGCATTACCGGGTGCAATGTAAAGCTTAACTGATTTGTTGCTTTGAGATAATTTCCATGCCAAAGAATGTTCTCTGCCTCCCGAACCAAGTATTAATATATTCATAGACTGTTTTTGTTTTATAAAAATATATTTATAAAGTTTTATTTTACATTATATCTATTTTCAAAATTTAAAATTAATGTATCATTATTAAAGTCTATATATCTTATGAATCCTTCAAATTTTTTCTCTCCAATACTTTTTGTTTTTGCTGTATAAATTCCTCTTCCTCTTTTTATTGGAATTCTGTGTAATTCAGTTTTATTTGTTTTTGTTTTGACTTTAATAAATATCTCTGGAAGTAAAGTTGTATCAAATGCAGCAATCATTATTTCTGCTTGATAAATTTCTCCAATTTTTAATTCATTTTTATTTTCCAAAATAACTGGTTCCAAATGATTAAATTGATATTTATCTTTTATAAATGAATTCCAAAGATCATTTATGACATAAAATTCATTAAGAATTATATGATCAGTTATTAATTTTTTAAATCTTATATATTGAGTATCTGTAAATGATTCAAGAATTTCATATAATGTTGTTTGATACAAATTGTCAATTATACCTGATGTATAAATTGAATTTATGTTTTTTATATAATTTTCTAATTCTATTTTAAATTTTGAAATTTCTTCTTTGTCATTATTTAAATATTGTAGTTGTTTAATTAATTCCTCTGATTTCTTTTTAATACAAGAAGAATATTTATAATATATACTAAACCTACAAAAATATGATTGATCAATTTCTTCAAATTTTTCCATTATTTGAAAAATTTTTTGTTCTAAAGATTTTTCTATTGGATTTAGAGTTATCGAATCAGAATTACAACAACTTATTGAAATAAGTAAAATAGGAATTATTATTAATGTTATTCTATTTTTCATATCTCCTAATTTTTTAATATTGACTAACAACGAAATTTATACTGTAGTTTTAAGAATCAAAAATATTAATGGGCTTCAGCCCGCAATTATATATTTACTAATAAATATTACTTAAATTTCAGAATTTAACTTAAAAATTACAACTACAGGATTATGATCTGAATTTTCAAAACCCATATCAATTGTTTTAACTAAAATGTTTTCAACATTTTGGGAAAATAAAAAATAATCAAAAATTGTTTTATACGTATTTTTATTTAAAGGGGCGGATAAATCGCGATTTGTAGGGAAACTTTTATCATATATCCACTTCCAGTCTTCAGAAAATAAATTACTATCAATTGAACTATAAACAATATTATTTGAGATATTTTTACTAAATTCATCTATTTTAAGACCTGCCGGAAGTTGATTCCAATCACCTGCAATAACTATATAATTACCTTTTGTATATTCATTTAAAATAAATTCTTTAAGAATATTCATTTGACTTTTTTTTAACGAACCATCATCAAAAGCAGAATTGTGAGTATTAATAATTAACAGTTCTTTATCATTATTAACTTTATATCTTGACACTAAATAACATCTGTCAGGCATAAATATTTTTTTAGGCCAAATGAAATTTCCAGGATATGCAAATCTTTTTGTTGTTACTGTTTTATGCTTACTAAAATTGCATAATCCTGAAGTTACTTTACACAGAGGCGAAAAAAAAGGAACTGGAACAAAATTTACTTTATAATTTAAACCAAACTTACCTTCAAATTTATTAAGTTTTGCTTTCAGGCTATCAAATTGATTTATATCATAACTTCTTTTTGATGAAATATCAACTTCCTGTAATTGAATAAAATCGATACTATCATTCTTAATAATAAAATCTGAAATTTTCTTGAAATTTTTTATAACTTCCTGTTTTGTTGTTATAACATTTTTCCCTCCGTCATAAAAAAAATCTTCATTTTTCCCTAATCCGCAATATCCGATATTCCAAATTAGTAATGAATATTTCTCCGAAACTTCAAGTGTATCATAAACAACATTTACGGAAATAACCTCTTCATTATCAGGCTTATAGTCAGTTATTGTTCCATAAATTATGATTATTATTAAATAACATATAAATAATGTTATTCCAAATCCAAGTACAAGAAATAATTTTAAAAAAACTTTCTTCACGGGTTTTTAAGATTGTTTATTAAACATTTTTACAATTTTAAATTGCTAAATTATATAAAAGAAAGTAATGACCAATGTATTATAAGATAATTTTATATTTTTTAATGTAAATAATTACCTTTATCAAGTTATAATTACTAACTAATGTTTGCACGAAAACTTTAAATGGCTTGATTTTTCAATGATGTAATATTTTTTTTAAGTTTTTGCATTACTCTCGTTATTCTTTATTTTTAAAGGTGTTCGTGAGATTGCTTCGATATGTTGTTCAATTGTTTCATTGTTTCCCGAGTACTCGGGATTGAAATATAAGTAATAAAGAAATTTCCTATATTGTCATTTCGACTGAAAGGAGAAATCTTATAACAGGATGTATATCAATTGAATAAAGATTCTTGCTTTGTTCAAAATGACAGCATAATTATAAATTTCAATGTTTTTTTATAAATATTAAATAGTTACAATTTATGATTAATGAAGAATTTTTACAATTTATCTGGAGAAACAAACTTTTCAAGAACAAATCATTAAGAACAATTGCTGGCGAAAATGTTGAAATAATCAATGTTGGTGAAACAAATAATGATGCCGGACCTGATTTTTTTAATGCAAAAATAAAAACAAATAATACAATCTGGGCAGGGAATGTTGAAATTCATGTAAATTCTTCGGATTGGTATAAACATTCGCATCATCTCGACAAATCATATGATAATGTTATATTACAGGTAGTAAAAAAATATGATAAAGAAATTTTCAGGTCAAATGGGGAATCAATTCCTACTATTGAATTAAAATATTCAGATGATTTGTTTTGTAATTATAACAAACTTCTGAAAAGTGAAAATTGGATACCTTGTGAAAAGAAATTTGGTAAAGTTGATAAATTCTTAATTGATTTCTGGCTTAATAGTTTAACAATTGAACGATTAGAAAAAAAATCAAACGAAATAAGATTGATATTAGAAAGAAATAAAAATAACTGGGAAGAAACATTTTATCAATATCTTGCTAAAAATTTTGGATTTAAAGTAAATTCCCAGCCCTTTGAAATGCTTGCCAAATCAATACCATTAAAATATCTCGCAAAACATAAAAACAATTTATTACAATTAGAAGCAATACTTTTCGGTCAGGCAGGAATGCTCAGCAAAGAGATAAATGATAATTATTATTTGAAACTACAGAAAGAATATTATTTTCTAAAAAACAAATTTCAATTAGTTGCAATTGATGAATATTTATGGAAATTTCTTAGAATAAGACCTTCAAATTTTCCCACTATTCGTATTGCTCAATTTGCCAATCTTGTTTATAAATCTTCAGGATTATTTTCAAAAATCATTGAAATAAAAAATTTTAATGATATAAAACAACTATTTGAAATAAATGCTTCGGAATATTGGGATTGTCATTATACTTTTACAAAAAAATCAAAAAAAAGGAAAAAACAACTTGGAAATACTGCATTTAATAATATTATTATAAATACAATTATTCCGTTTTTATTTATATATTCAAAAGCTAAAGACAATGAATTGTATAAAGATTTATCTTTAAAATTTTTAGAAGAATTGCCGGCTGAAAACAATTCAATTATTTCAAATTGGAAATCAATTGGTATTAAGGTGCCAAATGCTTATTATTCACAGTCATTAATACAATTAAAAAACGAATATTGTAAATTTAAAAAATGCCTACAATGTCAAATAGGAAATAAAATAATTAAAAATAATTTAACTTAATTTTTTACTGATGAAAAAATCATTTTCCCAGTTACGTATTGCATTTACCTTGTTACTTATCATTTTTGTTTTGGGAGTAATTGGTTTTATTTCTATTGAAGGTTATACATTTGTCGAAGCCTTTTTTATGACCATTATAACTATTTCAACTGTTGGTTTCAGGGAGGTTCATTCTTTGTCGGAAATAGGGCAAATTTTTACAGCATTTTTGATTATATTCAGTTTCGGTACATTTGCATATACTATAACTACAATAACACATTATATTCTTACTGGAGAATTAAGAAACTATCTTATAAATTATAAGATAAATAAAAAAATCAGGAAAATTGAAAATCATGTTATTATTTGTGGTTATGGAAGAAATGGCAGCCAGGCTTCAATTGAATTACTTGATGAAAATATACCTTTTATTATTATTGAAGAAAATACTACTATAATTAATGAACTGAGAATTAATCGTAATTTGCTTTATATTCAGGGAAATGCGACTAAAGAAGAAATATTATCTCTTGCATATATAAAAAGCGCAAAAGCTTTATTAACTACATTACCAAGCGATGCAGACAATCTTTTTGTAGTATTAACAGCACGTGGTATTAATCCTAATATTAAAATAATTAGCAGAGCCTCTGATGAAGGTTCAGATAAAAAATTAATTCGTGCAGGAGCAAACAGGGTTGTAATGCCTGATAGAATTGGCGGAAAACAAATGGCAAGATTAGTTGCCCAACCGGATATTGTTGAATTTGTTGATTATATTTTATTACAAAGTTATATGGATATTAAATTGGAAGAAATTTCATGTAAAGAAATTAACAAATGTTATGTTGACAAAACTATTCGTGATTTAGATATACGAAATGTTTCAGGTGCTAATATTATTGGAGTAAAAGACGAAAATGGCAAATATATTTATAATCCTTCAACTGAAGTGAAAATGTCCGGTAAAATAAAAATATTTGCATTGGGTACACCTCAGCAAATAGATAATCTTAAATTAATTCTAAGAAATTAATATTTTTTAAAAACATGAAACATCATCCGAAAAAATCACGGCAGGCTATGACAAGTAAATTTTGACATCTACCTGTTGGCAAACCAATGTCAATAAGTTAAGAGTTTTAGCCCTGAAAGGGCGATGTGTATTAGCGTAGGGCAACGCCCTACGATTAATGACGAAAGGGAAAAAGTCCTGAAAGGACGAAATGTATTTACATAACGCCCTTCAGGGCTAAACTATAACATTTATAATCACACAGGGCGGATTGCCCTGTGCTTATACATTAAAGGCTTTTAGCCTTAACTTATTGACATTGATCGGCAGACAAGTGATGGCAAACAAGCCTAAAATTGAAAGGCTAACAAAAGAACAACTAAGCAAAGCGATTTCACAGCCTGTCCCGATTTTTTTTTCGGGAAACACCTTTTAAAATAAAGAATAACGTGAGTAATGTAATTTATAGGCTTATAAATGCTTAATTGTGAACTAACTATAAAAGCACAAAAACATGAAACAATATTTAGATCTTTTAAACCATGTATTAAATGAAGGAACTAATAAAACAGATAGAACAGGAACCGGCACAATTAGTGTATTTGGTTATCAGATGAGGTTCGATATCAACAAAGGATTTCCATTAATAACTACAAAAAAATTACATTTAAAGTCTATTATATATGAATTGCTTTGGTTTTTAAATGGTGATACTAATATTAAATATCTAAACGAAAATGGCGTTAAAATATGGGATGAGTGGGCTGATGAAAATGGTGACTTGGGACATATATACGGTTATCAATGGAGGTCTTGGCCCGTATCAGGAGATAAAAATATTGACCAGATTTCAAATGTAGTTAATGAAATTAAAAATAATCCGTATTCAAGGCGGCATATTATTAGTGCATGGAATGTCGGCGAATTGAATAAAATGGCATTACCGCCGTGTCATATCCTTTTCCAGTTTTATGTAGCTGATGGAAAATTGTCTTGCCAGTTATATCAACGTAGTGCCGATATATTTCTTGGTGTTCCATTTAATATTGCTTCATATGCATTACTAACAATGATGATTGCTCAGGTTGCAGGTTTAAAGCCCGGAGAATTTATTCACACCTTGGGTGATGCACATATTTATCATAATCATATTGAACAAACCAAATTACAATTATCTCGTAAACCACGATTGTTGCCTGAAATATGTCTCAATCCTAAAATTACTAATATATTTGAATTTGAATACGATGATTTTATAATTAAAAATTATAATCCACATCCTCATATTAAAGGAAAAATATCTGTTTAGAACATTAAAATTATTTATTAAATGGAAAAACACGATAAGAAAATATCAATTATTGTTGCAATTGCTAAGGATAATGCCATAGGAAAAGATAACAAGCTATTAGCATATATTTCAGATGATTTAAAAAGATTTAAAAAAATCACTACAGGACATCCTGTTATCATGGGAAGAAATACATTTCTTTCATTACCGAAAGGTGCTTTGCCAAACAGAATAAACATTGTGCTTACTGATAAAAAAAGCGAAAAATTTGATAACTGTGTTATGGCTTTTTCTATTGAAGATGCTTTGAAAAAATGCCCTAACAATAAAGAATGTTTCGTAATTGGTGGAGCAATGATTTATAAACAATTTTTTAATATTTCAGATAAATTATATTTGACAAAAATACATGCAAAATTCGATGCAGATACTTTTTTCCCTGAAATTGATTATAACAACTGGGATATAATTGAAAAAATTGATATTGAGCAAAATGAAAAAAATAAATATTCATTTTCATATATTACATTAAAAAGAAAAATCGTAAGTTCTAACTGACTTCAGAAACTCAAGCAAGACTAAGGTGTAGTATGCAGGCAATCAGGCTGTTGGGAAATTGACAGTTGGCAATTAACAGTTGATAATTTAGTTTGCAAATTTTTTGCCTACTGTTAATTGTATATTGTCAACTTTCTCTGAAATCAGTTTAAACTTACGAAAAATATAATAATTTATTAAAATATTTACATGCTAAAGAATAAAACTATCAAAGGCTATATTTTTGCATTTATTGCAGCTATTGCTCTGGCAAATTCATTTGTATTTAGCAAAGCAGCATTAAAAGAAATAGATTTTATACAGTTTGGATTTATATGGTTTGCTTTTGGAGTAAGTTGGAATTTGTTATATGTCATAATCAGAAAAAACGTAATTAATAAAAGTTTACTTTCAAAAAAAACAGTTTCTATTTCATTAATTATTGCATTATTAGAAGCCATTGCAACAGGTTTGTTTTATATTGCAATCAATAGAGTAGAAAATCCGGCTATTGTTTCATTTATTGGTAATATAGGTCCCGTGTTTGTTGTTATTCTTGGTGTTTATTTTTTGAAAGAAAAATATTCATGGTTTGGAGGATTTGGAATTCTTCTTACTATCGGCGGTGTTTTTATAATTAGTTATAGAGGCAATTTTATTTTAACTAATTTATTTATTGAAGGAACTGAATTTGTGGTGATGGCATCCTTGTTTTTTTCTGTTGCAACAATTTTAGCCAGAAAATACCGCACAAATCTTAATCCTACTTTCCTTTCATTTATTAGGTCAATATTATTGTTTGTTTCATTTCTTGTATTATTTATTGTTTTTAATAAAAATTTGGAAATTCCACGTTCTGCTTTTGGTAATATATTGATTGGCTCATTTCTTGAAACCTTTATAACAATTATTTTTGCATATGAAGCTCTAAAACATATAGAAGCTTCGCAAACTTCATTAATTATAAGTACAAAAAGCATTTTTGTTTTATTAGGTGCTTTTCTTTATTTTCATATTTTCCCCTCATATCTTCATGTCTTTGGTGGATTGTTGACTATTATTGGTGTAATGATAATTATTAAAAAAAGAATTAAATATTAACTTTAAAAAATTTTCTAAAATATATGTTTAAAATATTTATTATTATTCCGATACTTTTTACCTTTCAGTTTG
This portion of the Bacteroidales bacterium genome encodes:
- a CDS encoding thymidylate synthase, whose protein sequence is MKQYLDLLNHVLNEGTNKTDRTGTGTISVFGYQMRFDINKGFPLITTKKLHLKSIIYELLWFLNGDTNIKYLNENGVKIWDEWADENGDLGHIYGYQWRSWPVSGDKNIDQISNVVNEIKNNPYSRRHIISAWNVGELNKMALPPCHILFQFYVADGKLSCQLYQRSADIFLGVPFNIASYALLTMMIAQVAGLKPGEFIHTLGDAHIYHNHIEQTKLQLSRKPRLLPEICLNPKITNIFEFEYDDFIIKNYNPHPHIKGKISV
- the purD gene encoding phosphoribosylamine--glycine ligase, giving the protein MNILILGSGGREHSLAWKLSQSNKSVKLYIAPGNAGTSDIGENININPNDFESIKNTVLEKSIDMVIVGPEDPLVKGIYDYFINTDVLKQIPVIGPSKSGAMLEGSKEFAKIFMQKNNIPTASYKSFMKETLKEGINYLRQINSPYVLKADGLAAGKGVVIHTSLQEAENELDNMLNGKFGEAGKTVVIEEFLDGIEVSFFVVTDGKSYKLLPEAKDYKRIGENDTGLNTGGMGAISPVPFVDEEFFKKVETRIIKPTIEGLKKENIVYKGFIFFGLINVKGNPFVIEYNVRLGDPEAEVTIPRIKTDLVNIFECIANQTLDKIDIEIIPETVSTVMLVSKGYPLAYEKNKVIFNLKNSCDSIIFHAGTKRNENDILTNGGRVLAISSYGNNINDALKKSYKCAEIINFEGKHYRKDIGFDLK
- a CDS encoding DMT family transporter, producing the protein MLKNKTIKGYIFAFIAAIALANSFVFSKAALKEIDFIQFGFIWFAFGVSWNLLYVIIRKNVINKSLLSKKTVSISLIIALLEAIATGLFYIAINRVENPAIVSFIGNIGPVFVVILGVYFLKEKYSWFGGFGILLTIGGVFIISYRGNFILTNLFIEGTEFVVMASLFFSVATILARKYRTNLNPTFLSFIRSILLFVSFLVLFIVFNKNLEIPRSAFGNILIGSFLETFITIIFAYEALKHIEASQTSLIISTKSIFVLLGAFLYFHIFPSYLHVFGGLLTIIGVMIIIKKRIKY
- a CDS encoding potassium channel protein, which translates into the protein MKKSFSQLRIAFTLLLIIFVLGVIGFISIEGYTFVEAFFMTIITISTVGFREVHSLSEIGQIFTAFLIIFSFGTFAYTITTITHYILTGELRNYLINYKINKKIRKIENHVIICGYGRNGSQASIELLDENIPFIIIEENTTIINELRINRNLLYIQGNATKEEILSLAYIKSAKALLTTLPSDADNLFVVLTARGINPNIKIISRASDEGSDKKLIRAGANRVVMPDRIGGKQMARLVAQPDIVEFVDYILLQSYMDIKLEEISCKEINKCYVDKTIRDLDIRNVSGANIIGVKDENGKYIYNPSTEVKMSGKIKIFALGTPQQIDNLKLILRN
- a CDS encoding dihydrofolate reductase; translated protein: MEKHDKKISIIVAIAKDNAIGKDNKLLAYISDDLKRFKKITTGHPVIMGRNTFLSLPKGALPNRINIVLTDKKSEKFDNCVMAFSIEDALKKCPNNKECFVIGGAMIYKQFFNISDKLYLTKIHAKFDADTFFPEIDYNNWDIIEKIDIEQNEKNKYSFSYITLKRKIVSSN
- a CDS encoding DUF2851 family protein, with the protein product MINEEFLQFIWRNKLFKNKSLRTIAGENVEIINVGETNNDAGPDFFNAKIKTNNTIWAGNVEIHVNSSDWYKHSHHLDKSYDNVILQVVKKYDKEIFRSNGESIPTIELKYSDDLFCNYNKLLKSENWIPCEKKFGKVDKFLIDFWLNSLTIERLEKKSNEIRLILERNKNNWEETFYQYLAKNFGFKVNSQPFEMLAKSIPLKYLAKHKNNLLQLEAILFGQAGMLSKEINDNYYLKLQKEYYFLKNKFQLVAIDEYLWKFLRIRPSNFPTIRIAQFANLVYKSSGLFSKIIEIKNFNDIKQLFEINASEYWDCHYTFTKKSKKRKKQLGNTAFNNIIINTIIPFLFIYSKAKDNELYKDLSLKFLEELPAENNSIISNWKSIGIKVPNAYYSQSLIQLKNEYCKFKKCLQCQIGNKIIKNNLT